One Natator depressus isolate rNatDep1 chromosome 6, rNatDep2.hap1, whole genome shotgun sequence DNA window includes the following coding sequences:
- the LOC141988718 gene encoding LOW QUALITY PROTEIN: pepsin A-like (The sequence of the model RefSeq protein was modified relative to this genomic sequence to represent the inferred CDS: substituted 1 base at 1 genomic stop codon): protein MKWLLLLSLVALSXCRVTKVSLKKGKSLRQNLKEHGLLEDFLKKHSYNPASKYFPSLANKFASEPLTNYMDIEYYGTISIGTPAQDFTVIFDTGSSNLWVPSVYCSSAACTNHKKFNPSDSSTYKATSQSLSIQYGTGSMTGILGYDTVQVGGIVDTNQIFGLIETEPGSTFYYAPFDGILGLAFPSISASGATPVFDNMMNEGLVSQDLFSVYLSSNDQTGSFVMFGGIDSSYYSGSLNWIPLSSETYWEITMDRVTMNGETIACSGGCQAIIDTGTSLLAGPSSGISNINSYIGASDGTVRISCSVMSSLPNIVFTINGIEFPLPASAYIIDESGSCISSFQSLDVGGLWILGDVFIRQYYVVFDRANNQVALASVA, encoded by the exons ATGAAGTGGCTTCTGCTCCTGAGTTTGGTGGCGCTCTCTTAGTGCCGGGTGACAAA GGTCTCCCTGAAGAAGGGGAAATCCCTGAGGCAGAACCTTAAGGAACATGGCTTGCTGGAGGATTTCCTGAAGAAACACTCTTACAACCCGGCCTCCAAGTATTTCCCCAGCCTGGCCAACAAGTTTGCCAGCGAGCCCCTAACAAACTACATGGAC ATCGAGTATTATGGAACCATCTCAATTGGTACGCCTGCTCAGGATTTCACTGTCATTTTCGACACCGGTTCCTCCAACCTGTGGGTGCCCTCTGTGTACTGCTCCAGTGCAGCCTGCA CAAACCACAAAAAATTCAACCCATCAGACTCCTCCACCTACAAGGCCACCAGCCAGAGCCTCTCCATCCAGTATGGCACCGGCAGCATGACTGGAATCCTGGGCTATGACACCGTCCAG GTTGGAGGCATTGTGGACACCAACCAGATCTTTGGTCTGATTGAAACCGAGCCCGGCTCCACCTTTTACTACGCCCCTTTTGATGGGATCCTGGGtctggccttccccagcatcTCCGCTTCTGGAGCCACCCCCGTCTTTGACAACATGATGAACGAGGGTTTGGTGTCTCAGGACCTCTTCTCCGTCTACCTGAGCTC cAATGACCAGACTGGGAGCTTTGTGATGTTCGGCGGCATCGACTCCTCTTACTACTCTGGGAGCCTCAACTGGATCCCTCTCTCCTCTGAGACTTACTGGGAAATCACCATGGACAG GGTCACCATGAACGGAGAGACCATTGCTTGCTCTGGCGGCTGCCAGGCTATCATTGACACTGGCACTTCTCTGCTGGCTGGGCCCTCTTCTGGCATCTCCAACATCAACTCCTACATCGGCGCCAGCGATGGCACGGTAAGg ATCAGCTGCAGTGTCATGAGCAGCCTGCCCAATATCGTCTTCACCATCAACGGCATTGAGTTCCCTCTGCCCGCCAGTGCCTACATCATTGAT GAGTCAGGCTCTTGTATCTCCAGCTTTCAAAGCCTGGACGTCGGAGGGCTCTGGATCCTCGGAGACGTCTTCATCCGCCAGTACTACGTTGTCTTCGACAGGGCCAACAATCAGGTGGCCCTGGCCTCTGTGGCATGA